One genomic region from Desulfobotulus pelophilus encodes:
- a CDS encoding inorganic pyrophosphatase Ppa: MNANLFLETIPKLDIASFKDTDRIRLLKKSHLPFCGSPKKHPFDAEKLFLLADPQGCDPFYYEFHIKDIAFVEELPKIVDIEGRTVSRIRLWIRRGSIATRCTPFLVEGF, translated from the coding sequence ATGAACGCCAACCTCTTCTTGGAAACCATTCCTAAGCTTGATATTGCTTCCTTCAAAGACACGGACCGCATAAGGCTTCTTAAAAAAAGTCACCTGCCATTTTGCGGATCACCCAAAAAACACCCCTTTGACGCAGAAAAGCTGTTCCTTCTCGCCGACCCACAAGGCTGCGATCCTTTTTACTATGAATTCCATATTAAAGACATTGCCTTTGTGGAAGAACTGCCCAAGATTGTGGATATTGAAGGACGGACCGTATCTCGCATTCGACTATGGATACGGCGGGGAAGTATTGCCACACGATGCACGCCTTTTCTCGTGGAAGGCTTTTAA